In Desulfallas thermosapovorans DSM 6562, the DNA window CGGAGCGGTATTGCTGGAGCCGGTCATGAAGGTTGAAGTGGTGGTTATGGAGGAATACATGGGTGATGTGATTGGTGACATCAACTCCCGCCGGGGGCGTATCGAGGAGATGGAACCCCGGGGTGCCAACCAGGTGATTCACGGTATAGTACCACTGGCGGAAATGTTCGGTTATGCCACAGAACTACGCTCCAGAACCCAGGGGCGAGGCACTTACACCATGCAATTCAGCCATTATGAGGAAGTACCGCAAAATATTGCGGAAAGCATTATCTCGAAAAGACTTTAGGTAAAAGGCAAGGAGGAATTAAAACCAACCATGGCAAAGGCGAAATTTGAGCGGACCAAACCGCACGTAAACATTGGTACCATCGGCCACGTGGACCACGGCAAGACCACCCTTACCGCAGCCATCACCACCATACTGTCCACAGTGGGTGGCGCCACAGTAAGGAAATACGACGAAATTGACAACGCCCCGGAAGAAAAAGAACGCGGGATTACCATTAATACCTCTCACGTGGAATACGAAACCGAGAAACGGCACTACGCGCACGTGGACTGCCCCGGTCACGCCGACTACGTCAAGAACATGATCACCGGCGCAGCCCAGATGGACGGTTCCATCCTGGTGGTATCGGCAGCCGACGGCCC includes these proteins:
- a CDS encoding GTP-binding protein; this translates as MAKAKFERTKPHVNIGTIGHVDHGKTTLTAAITTILSTVGGATVRKYDEIDNAPEEKERGITINTSHVEYETEKRHYAHVDCPGHADYVKNMITGAAQMDGSILVVSAADGP